The following are from one region of the Halodesulfurarchaeum sp. HSR-GB genome:
- a CDS encoding winged-helix domain-containing protein — protein MTLSDSVILDFLYEKDLELPPKALYRNLNRHGQEIGYSTVQLRLNELLEHDFVTRDGDGYYEITNKGKMWVEGKLSESDFGG, from the coding sequence ATGACATTGAGTGATTCCGTCATCCTAGATTTCCTCTACGAGAAAGACCTCGAGCTTCCGCCAAAAGCTCTGTATAGAAACCTCAACCGACACGGGCAAGAAATTGGATATTCCACCGTCCAACTCAGACTAAACGAACTGCTTGAACACGATTTTGTTACAAGAGATGGCGACGGATACTATGAAATTACAAACAAAGGGAAAATGTGGGTGGAAGGGAAATTAAGTGAATCAGACTTCGGAGGCTGA